A stretch of bacterium DNA encodes these proteins:
- a CDS encoding cytochrome P450, which translates to MSATPEAPETDDLPPIAADFRTPEMEQAEKGANVPDASELALEDINPFNAHLFREDRYASHFARLRAEDPVHFNELEVAGRYWSITKYDDIKAISSQPEIFSSASGISLGFKAGTEQQGGFPQSQSPFISQDGKQHDEQRATVQPSVAPRNLAKLEPMIRERTQQLLDELPEGATFDWVDTVSIELTTLMLATLFDFPLEDRRKLTRWSDIVFAIPGPGGVVETQEQKRAELMECVQYFTGLWDERRGREGNDLVTMLANGESTKHLSPAEQLGNLLLLIVGGNDTTRNTMSGSVYAFDKYPDEFAKLQADPGMVKKMVPEIVRWQTPLSYMRRTALEDVEFGGKQIEKDDQILLWYISGNRDENVFEKGEVLDLDRPNAARHLSFGWGPHFCMGSRLAEMQLRVLWEEALPRFERVEVQEEPERIFSSFVHGYATLPVQVRRK; encoded by the coding sequence ATGAGCGCCACGCCCGAAGCCCCCGAGACGGACGACCTCCCCCCGATCGCCGCCGACTTCCGCACGCCCGAGATGGAGCAGGCCGAGAAGGGCGCGAACGTTCCCGACGCCAGCGAACTCGCCCTCGAGGACATCAACCCGTTCAACGCGCACCTCTTCCGTGAAGATCGTTATGCGTCGCACTTCGCGCGCCTGCGCGCCGAGGACCCGGTCCACTTCAACGAGCTCGAAGTCGCCGGCCGCTACTGGTCGATCACGAAGTACGACGACATCAAGGCGATCAGCTCGCAGCCCGAGATCTTCTCCTCCGCCTCGGGCATCAGCCTCGGCTTCAAGGCCGGAACCGAGCAGCAGGGCGGCTTCCCCCAGAGCCAGTCTCCCTTCATCTCACAGGACGGCAAGCAGCACGACGAGCAGCGCGCGACGGTCCAGCCCTCGGTCGCGCCCCGGAACCTCGCGAAGCTCGAGCCGATGATCCGCGAGCGGACCCAGCAGCTGCTCGACGAGCTGCCGGAAGGCGCCACCTTCGACTGGGTCGACACCGTCTCGATCGAGCTGACGACGCTCATGCTCGCGACCCTCTTCGACTTCCCCCTCGAGGACCGCCGCAAGCTCACCCGCTGGAGCGACATCGTCTTCGCGATCCCGGGCCCCGGCGGCGTCGTCGAGACCCAGGAACAGAAGCGGGCCGAGCTGATGGAGTGCGTCCAGTACTTCACCGGCCTCTGGGACGAGCGACGTGGTCGCGAGGGCAACGACCTCGTGACGATGCTCGCGAACGGCGAGTCGACGAAGCACCTCTCGCCGGCCGAGCAGCTCGGAAACCTCCTGCTGCTGATCGTGGGCGGGAACGACACGACCCGGAACACGATGAGCGGAAGCGTCTACGCCTTCGACAAGTACCCGGACGAATTCGCGAAGCTCCAGGCCGATCCCGGGATGGTCAAGAAGATGGTCCCCGAGATCGTGCGCTGGCAGACGCCGCTCTCCTACATGCGCCGCACGGCGCTCGAGGACGTCGAGTTCGGCGGCAAGCAGATCGAGAAGGACGACCAGATCCTGCTCTGGTACATCTCGGGCAACCGCGACGAGAACGTCTTCGAGAAGGGCGAGGTCCTCGACCTGGACCGACCGAACGCCGCGCGCCATCTCTCCTTCGGGTGGGGGCCGCACTTCTGCATGGGCAGCCGCCTGGCCGAGATGCAGCTGCGCGTCCTCTGGGAAGAGGCACTCCCGCGCTTCGAGCGGGTCGAGGTCCAGGAAGAGCCCGAGCGGATCTTTTCCTCGTTCGTCCACGGCTACGCGACGCTGCCGGTCCAGGTTCGCCGCAAGTAG
- a CDS encoding nitroreductase/quinone reductase family protein: protein MIRAISGIALPIVAYVVIALALNGVAGVMQPPMGAGPGEGILTTFAADGGDPYDRRLEIFEDEGGLWVVSVQHFRQWYDRLAANPAVVLNREGEELRLRAMPVDDDAQLERIAQRMKQRMGGTRYYLMQALWMFADWKLVRLEAVPATSDR from the coding sequence TTGATCAGAGCCATCAGCGGCATCGCCCTGCCCATCGTCGCCTACGTCGTGATCGCCCTCGCCCTGAACGGCGTGGCGGGCGTCATGCAGCCGCCCATGGGAGCGGGCCCGGGCGAAGGCATCCTGACGACCTTCGCCGCGGACGGCGGCGATCCCTACGACCGCCGACTCGAAATCTTCGAGGACGAGGGCGGCCTCTGGGTCGTGTCGGTCCAGCATTTCCGCCAGTGGTACGACCGCCTGGCCGCGAACCCGGCGGTGGTCCTGAACCGGGAGGGCGAGGAGCTCCGCCTGCGGGCGATGCCCGTGGACGACGATGCGCAGCTCGAGCGCATCGCGCAGAGGATGAAGCAGCGCATGGGTGGGACGCGGTACTACCTGATGCAGGCGCTCTGGATGTTCGCGGACTGGAAGCTGGTCCGGCTGGAAGCGGTTCCAGCGACCTCGGATCGCTGA